One stretch of Cucurbita pepo subsp. pepo cultivar mu-cu-16 unplaced genomic scaffold, ASM280686v2 Cp4.1_scaffold000455, whole genome shotgun sequence DNA includes these proteins:
- the LOC111785336 gene encoding NAC domain-containing protein 75-like, which produces MVNGRQKGCKKILVLYTNFGKNRKPEKTNWVMHQYHLGQHEEEREGELVVSKIFYQTQPRQCNWSSSDKAAAAAAAAAAAEVTGDNVVLSKRENVSGSYSSSRQMATRQRDDISPVGGGGLCPPPHFAATYGGLDHIQPFKADHFSFGPFRRTFDETGIGEAAPGEGIGDHPHHHCHHLSVATTAFQITRPSNPISTIICPSSLHHSSIILDHDSYQVSQNESFQQQQHHDKLGGRSASGLEELIMGCSSSNIKEFDRSMKHEIEGLKID; this is translated from the exons ATGGTCAACGGCCGTCAAAAGGGCTGCAAAAAAATCCTTGTTCTTTACACAAACTTCGGCAAAAATCGAAAGCCTGAAAAAACTAATTGGGTTATGCACCAATACCATTTGGGCCAACAcgaggaggagagagaaggagagctTGTCGTTTCTAAGATATTTTACCAGACACAGCCACGTCAGTGCAACTGGTCCTCCTCCGACAaggccgccgccgccgccgccgccgccgccgccgccgaggTTACCGGCGACAATGTTGTTCTTAGTAAAAGAGAGAATGTGAGCGGGAGTTATTCATCTTCTCGGCAAATGGCAACCCGCCAAAGAGACGATATATCCCCAGTTGGCGGCGGCGGCCTTTGTCCTCCGCCACATTTCGCCGCCACTTACGGCGGATTGGATCATATTCAGCCATTCAAAGCCGACCATTTTAGCTTTGGTCCCTTCAGAAGAACCTTTGATGAG ACAGGGATTGGAGAAGCTGCCCCCGGCGAGGGGATCGGAGATCATCCTCACCACCATTGTCACCATCTTTCCGTGGCGACTACTGCATTTCAAATAACCCGTCCTTCAAATCCAATCTCCACGATCATCTGCCCGTCTTCTCTCCACCATTCCTCGATCATTCTCGACCATGACTCGTATCAAGTCTCACAAAACGAAAGCTTTCAG caacaacaacatcaTGATAAGCTTGGAGGAAGGTCTGCTTCTGGTTTGGAAGAACTCATAATGGGCTGCTCTTCATCTAACATCAAAGAA tTCGATCGTTCTATGAAACACGAAATCGAGGGCTTAAAGATCGATTAG